A single genomic interval of Microbacterium sp. LWO14-1.2 harbors:
- a CDS encoding MFS transporter: MTRTRTLGTLASVVGFLAFVEFTSGVLQGYYTPMLSDIARHLGIHDADVNWLEGTQLMLSALVVPAFAKLGDMVGHKRMLLISTALTAAAAMVLPFTDSFAVFLIGWTLMGFYVVWLPLEIALIWSRARRLEGRASITAKAAGLLVAALEAGAIIGALAGGALIDVLPLTVVLLIPALLIVVCFFVILFGVTESPEPVGGVFDTVGVILISLALICFTGGLSLLRLEGGLVNPLSWGVVLLGILLVIPFVLWELRTDDPLIDVRMFRSPALGPVFLTAGLFGVSVLGAQAPLSTFARTDPDMYGYGLGTTGFATSLIIGIYLIGMIVGALLFPVIARALTPRITLMGASVLVGVGFLLFLPFHAAYMQVVANMIVVGLGSGALVAALPAAAASAAPATQTGVATGLTNSVKTVGGAIASCVFGIALLGGATGAVEGTAGSFAGYVTVWVVCGVTALAAAVLLAFVPKTAFTDRTDAEAAAAPVL, translated from the coding sequence ATGACGCGCACCCGCACCCTGGGCACTCTGGCCTCCGTCGTCGGCTTCCTCGCCTTCGTCGAGTTCACCAGCGGTGTGCTGCAGGGGTACTACACCCCGATGCTCAGCGACATCGCGCGGCACCTCGGCATCCATGACGCCGACGTCAACTGGCTCGAGGGCACGCAGCTGATGCTGTCGGCGCTCGTCGTGCCGGCGTTCGCGAAGCTCGGCGACATGGTCGGCCACAAGCGGATGCTGCTGATCTCCACCGCGCTGACCGCTGCCGCCGCGATGGTGCTGCCGTTCACCGATTCGTTCGCCGTGTTCCTCATCGGGTGGACGCTGATGGGCTTCTACGTCGTGTGGCTGCCGCTCGAGATCGCGCTGATCTGGTCGCGTGCCCGTCGTCTGGAGGGCCGCGCCTCGATCACCGCGAAGGCCGCAGGACTCCTGGTCGCCGCACTCGAGGCGGGGGCCATCATCGGAGCGCTCGCCGGTGGCGCGCTCATCGATGTGCTCCCGCTCACCGTCGTGCTGCTCATTCCCGCGCTGCTCATCGTGGTGTGCTTCTTCGTCATCCTGTTCGGGGTGACCGAGTCGCCGGAACCGGTCGGCGGCGTCTTCGACACCGTCGGCGTGATCCTCATCTCGCTGGCGCTCATCTGCTTCACGGGGGGACTCAGCCTGCTGCGGCTGGAGGGCGGCCTCGTCAACCCGCTGTCGTGGGGCGTGGTGCTGCTCGGCATCCTGCTCGTGATCCCGTTCGTGCTGTGGGAGCTCCGCACCGACGACCCGCTGATCGACGTGCGCATGTTCCGCTCGCCGGCTCTCGGACCGGTCTTCCTCACCGCAGGACTCTTCGGCGTCAGCGTGCTGGGTGCCCAGGCACCTCTGTCGACGTTCGCGCGGACCGATCCGGACATGTACGGGTACGGCCTCGGAACCACGGGATTCGCCACCTCTCTGATCATCGGCATCTACCTGATCGGCATGATTGTCGGCGCCCTGCTGTTCCCGGTGATCGCCCGTGCGCTCACCCCGCGCATCACGCTCATGGGCGCCTCGGTGCTCGTCGGCGTCGGATTCCTCCTGTTCCTGCCGTTCCACGCCGCGTACATGCAGGTGGTCGCGAACATGATCGTCGTCGGTCTCGGGTCGGGAGCGCTGGTGGCGGCGCTGCCCGCTGCGGCGGCGTCGGCCGCTCCCGCGACACAGACCGGCGTCGCCACGGGGCTCACCAACTCCGTCAAGACCGTCGGCGGCGCGATCGCGTCGTGCGTGTTCGGAATCGCCCTCCTGGGCGGCGCCACCGGCGCGGTCGAGGGCACAGCCGGATCGTTCGCCGGTTACGTGACGGTGTGGGTCGTGTGCGGCGTGACCGCCCTCGCGGCAGCCGTACTGCTCGCTTTCGTGCCGAAGACCGCTTTCACCGACAGGACGGATGCCGAGGCTGCCGCCGCGCCCGTGCTCTGA
- a CDS encoding GNAT family N-acetyltransferase has protein sequence MTSSTLASGFILTDEKDASRYTLTRDGKLVSVLDYRDDGRTIALTRAFTIPTFRGHGYAGTVVEGAVADIESRGDRKVDAVCWYVADWFSAHPEHAGLLRSR, from the coding sequence GTGACCAGCTCGACACTCGCCTCCGGTTTCATCCTCACCGATGAGAAGGACGCCTCTCGGTACACGCTGACGCGCGACGGCAAGCTCGTGAGCGTGCTCGACTACCGTGACGACGGCCGCACCATCGCTCTCACGAGAGCCTTCACGATCCCGACTTTCCGGGGCCACGGCTATGCCGGGACTGTCGTCGAGGGGGCCGTCGCCGACATCGAGTCGCGCGGCGATCGCAAGGTCGACGCGGTGTGCTGGTACGTCGCCGACTGGTTCTCCGCGCACCCCGAGCACGCCGGACTCCTGCGCTCCCGATGA
- a CDS encoding ATP-binding cassette domain-containing protein: MISIRELVHRYGSDTEIGPLTLDLPSGGIVALIGPNGAGKSTLLTMIGRLLVPDDGRVEIAGLDVQRTPSKQIAKIVSILRQENHFVTRLTVRQLVGFGRYPHSGGRLTQLDEDRISEAIDFLGLTDLEQRFIDELSGGQRQRAYVAMVLAQDTEFVLLDEPLNNLDMKHAVQMMKHLRRAAEELGRTIVIVLHDINFAGHYADRICAMKDGAIVEFGTPAEIMTDEVLTRVFDTPVRVVDGPAGPLAVYY, from the coding sequence GTGATCAGCATCCGCGAACTCGTCCACCGCTACGGCAGCGACACCGAGATCGGACCGCTCACGCTCGACCTGCCCTCCGGCGGAATCGTCGCGCTGATCGGTCCGAACGGGGCGGGGAAATCGACGCTGCTGACCATGATCGGGCGGCTTCTCGTCCCCGACGACGGTCGGGTCGAGATCGCCGGGCTCGACGTCCAGCGCACGCCCTCGAAGCAGATCGCGAAGATCGTCTCGATCCTCCGACAGGAGAATCATTTCGTGACGCGGCTCACCGTGCGTCAGCTCGTCGGCTTCGGACGCTACCCGCACTCCGGCGGACGTCTCACGCAGCTCGACGAGGACAGGATCTCGGAGGCGATCGACTTCCTCGGTCTGACCGACCTCGAGCAGCGCTTCATCGACGAGCTGTCGGGCGGCCAACGGCAGCGCGCGTACGTCGCCATGGTGCTCGCGCAGGACACGGAGTTCGTGCTGCTCGACGAACCGCTCAACAACCTCGACATGAAGCACGCGGTGCAGATGATGAAGCACCTCCGGCGGGCCGCCGAGGAGCTCGGACGCACGATCGTCATCGTGCTGCACGACATCAACTTCGCGGGGCACTACGCCGACCGCATCTGCGCCATGAAGGACGGGGCGATCGTCGAGTTCGGCACCCCGGCCGAGATCATGACCGACGAGGTTCTCACCCGGGTGTTCGACACTCCGGTGCGGGTGGTCGACGGGCCGGCCGGGCCGCTCGCCGTGTACTACTGA
- a CDS encoding ABC transporter substrate-binding protein has product MSMPRTLSAASFGLVAVLALGGCAASADAPDAAETTAADDYYPVTVTDMAGNEVTIESADSVAITDNRFFQLAADWDLPVTVAPLDLFSPENPLKDSSDILNIGLHTEPDFEQIVAADPDLVINGYRFSSEERAQGVKDAAPDAAFVEMTGPEDQSADEYVVDSITLMGEIFNRTAEAEELIGRFHTALDDAKAAYDSEKTVMGLVTSGGEINYSNPKDGRGASIFFDLVGMTPALDAEGSADHTGDNVSLEALAQANADYLLVLDRDAAVSEEGQTVVPARELITGSAALANVPAVRNEAISVMPADYYLTEDVFAYIAVLDGLTELFESA; this is encoded by the coding sequence ATGTCCATGCCCAGAACGCTCTCCGCAGCATCCTTCGGTCTCGTCGCCGTGCTCGCACTCGGCGGCTGCGCCGCCTCCGCCGACGCCCCTGACGCCGCGGAGACGACGGCGGCCGACGACTACTATCCCGTCACCGTCACCGACATGGCCGGCAACGAGGTCACGATCGAGAGCGCGGACAGCGTCGCGATCACGGACAACCGCTTCTTCCAGCTGGCCGCCGACTGGGATCTCCCCGTCACGGTCGCGCCGCTCGACCTGTTCAGTCCCGAGAACCCCCTCAAGGACTCCTCGGACATCCTGAACATCGGACTCCACACCGAGCCCGATTTCGAGCAGATCGTCGCGGCGGATCCCGATCTCGTCATCAACGGCTACCGCTTCAGCAGCGAGGAGAGGGCACAGGGCGTGAAGGATGCCGCGCCCGATGCGGCGTTCGTCGAGATGACCGGGCCGGAGGACCAGTCGGCCGACGAGTACGTCGTCGACAGCATCACGCTCATGGGTGAGATCTTCAACCGCACGGCCGAGGCGGAGGAGCTCATCGGTCGGTTCCACACCGCGCTCGATGATGCCAAGGCCGCCTACGACTCCGAGAAGACCGTCATGGGCCTCGTCACGTCCGGCGGCGAGATCAACTACTCGAACCCGAAGGACGGGCGCGGAGCGAGCATCTTCTTCGATCTGGTCGGGATGACGCCGGCGCTCGACGCCGAGGGTTCCGCCGACCACACCGGCGACAACGTGTCTCTCGAGGCCCTCGCGCAGGCGAACGCCGACTACCTGCTCGTGCTCGACCGCGATGCGGCTGTGTCGGAGGAGGGGCAGACGGTGGTTCCGGCGCGGGAGCTCATCACGGGGTCGGCCGCCCTCGCGAACGTTCCCGCCGTGCGCAACGAGGCGATCTCGGTCATGCCGGCCGATTACTACCTGACGGAGGACGTGTTCGCGTACATCGCGGTCCTCGACGGGCTCACCGAGCTGTTCGAGTCCGCCTGA
- a CDS encoding winged helix-turn-helix domain-containing protein — protein MSNTALLERPSTAAAPAPAASAPLAADLPAVRSPRGFALYVGLDEIKAAEAGVSLPLLVDALRRTLAELAPGAETHATVALAPHGSGGRDLDVVRLALHEPGAIARTKAAAEEETTDEEGGVVVDISRKRVLIDGESAAFTYKEFELLQYLVLREGRTIERSELVSALWQAQDDETPGERTIDVHVRRLRAKLGRYEDIVRTVRGIGYRFDRHADVVIRYGHGTPSPDRF, from the coding sequence ATGTCGAACACCGCACTTCTCGAGCGTCCCTCCACCGCTGCCGCCCCGGCCCCCGCCGCCTCGGCACCGCTCGCCGCCGATCTGCCCGCCGTCCGCTCCCCGCGCGGCTTCGCCCTGTACGTCGGACTCGACGAGATCAAGGCCGCCGAAGCCGGCGTGAGCCTCCCGCTCCTCGTCGACGCCCTGCGCCGTACCCTCGCCGAGCTCGCACCCGGCGCCGAGACCCACGCCACCGTGGCGCTCGCCCCGCACGGATCCGGCGGACGCGACCTCGACGTCGTGCGCCTCGCGCTGCACGAGCCCGGCGCGATCGCCCGCACCAAGGCGGCCGCCGAAGAGGAGACCACTGACGAAGAGGGCGGCGTCGTCGTCGACATCTCCCGCAAGCGCGTCCTCATCGACGGCGAATCCGCCGCCTTCACGTACAAGGAGTTCGAGCTGCTGCAGTACCTCGTGCTCCGCGAGGGACGCACGATCGAGCGCAGCGAGCTCGTGTCGGCTCTGTGGCAGGCGCAGGACGACGAGACCCCCGGCGAGCGGACCATCGACGTGCACGTGCGTCGTCTCCGCGCGAAGCTCGGCCGCTACGAGGACATCGTGCGCACGGTGCGCGGCATCGGCTACCGCTTCGACCGCCACGCGGACGTCGTCATCCGCTACGGCCATGGAACGCCGTCGCCCGACCGCTTCTGA
- a CDS encoding siderophore-interacting protein, whose translation MSDTQSGFSIERRGLDLRFRTVTLSSREWLAPDYVRVRVTGSDLDGFASLGSDDHMRLFFPAGPVGSVEEMRAAPSREYTPLAWGDDWLDIEFAVHGDTGIAAPWAATAPLGSSIGVGGPRGSAVIDGQPGSWFLVGDETAIPAIRRFSALIPDTTPARIVIETVSAGREIDIDAPVEVEWLHRGAAASGSALIAFLDGLTEADAVGSDPFVFVAAEQSVVKPGRALLERWGVDARNAVVKGYWKHGEAEYHAPH comes from the coding sequence ATGAGCGACACGCAATCCGGCTTCTCGATCGAGCGCCGCGGGCTCGACCTGCGGTTCCGCACCGTCACCCTGTCCTCTCGTGAGTGGCTCGCCCCCGACTACGTGCGTGTGCGAGTGACCGGCAGCGATCTCGACGGCTTCGCCTCACTCGGTTCCGACGACCACATGCGCCTGTTCTTCCCCGCGGGTCCTGTGGGATCCGTCGAGGAGATGCGCGCCGCGCCGAGTCGCGAATACACGCCGCTCGCATGGGGAGACGACTGGCTCGACATCGAGTTCGCCGTCCACGGCGACACCGGCATAGCCGCACCCTGGGCCGCGACCGCGCCGCTCGGCTCCTCCATCGGCGTGGGCGGCCCTCGCGGCTCCGCTGTGATCGACGGACAGCCCGGTTCATGGTTCCTCGTCGGCGACGAGACGGCCATCCCGGCGATCCGTCGCTTCTCCGCGCTCATCCCCGACACGACGCCGGCGCGCATCGTCATCGAGACCGTCTCGGCCGGGCGGGAGATCGACATCGACGCACCGGTCGAAGTCGAGTGGCTCCACCGCGGAGCTGCCGCATCCGGTTCGGCCCTGATCGCCTTCCTCGACGGGCTGACCGAGGCGGATGCCGTCGGCTCCGACCCGTTCGTCTTCGTCGCCGCCGAGCAGTCGGTCGTGAAGCCCGGGCGCGCTCTGTTGGAACGCTGGGGCGTCGACGCCCGGAACGCGGTTGTCAAGGGCTACTGGAAGCACGGCGAAGCTGAGTACCACGCACCCCACTGA
- a CDS encoding DNA-3-methyladenine glycosylase 2 family protein encodes MTLTQDAAAAEAAAAPRRESVYRPGHHVDVRRTVGMLRRGPGDPTMVFDGAVIWRAVRTSHGAATLALRAVGDEIRASAWGAGADEALDTVPALCGADDDPTGFDPSHHPFIAEVARRSPGIRLARTGEVFDALACAILEQKVTGLEAFRAWRLLVTKFGHRAPGPTPRPLYAAPTASEWHRIPSWEWHRAGVQPPQSKTIVRAAARADSVSRAFLSATTGDDRDRVLTSLPGIGVWTSAETRLRALGDSDAVSVGDYHLAHEVGHALTGHRTDDDGMLELLAPWAGHRQRVIRLIFASGVSEPRRGPRLTPADHRRH; translated from the coding sequence ATGACCCTGACGCAGGACGCCGCAGCCGCCGAGGCGGCAGCCGCCCCTCGTCGGGAATCGGTCTACCGGCCGGGACACCACGTCGACGTCCGGCGCACGGTGGGCATGCTGCGTCGCGGCCCGGGCGATCCCACCATGGTGTTCGACGGCGCCGTCATCTGGCGCGCGGTGCGCACCTCGCACGGAGCAGCCACGCTCGCTCTCCGCGCCGTCGGCGACGAGATCAGAGCGAGCGCGTGGGGCGCCGGCGCCGACGAGGCGCTCGATACCGTGCCCGCCCTGTGCGGCGCAGACGACGACCCCACCGGATTCGACCCCTCCCACCACCCCTTCATCGCAGAGGTCGCTCGGCGGTCTCCTGGCATCCGCCTCGCGAGGACCGGCGAGGTGTTCGACGCCCTGGCCTGCGCCATCCTCGAGCAGAAGGTCACCGGTCTGGAGGCGTTCCGCGCCTGGCGTCTGCTCGTCACGAAGTTCGGCCACCGGGCTCCCGGCCCCACTCCTCGCCCCCTGTACGCCGCGCCCACGGCATCCGAGTGGCATCGCATCCCGTCGTGGGAGTGGCACCGCGCCGGCGTCCAGCCCCCGCAGTCGAAGACGATCGTGAGAGCCGCCGCGCGTGCCGACTCCGTCTCCCGCGCCTTCCTCTCCGCGACGACCGGCGACGACCGCGATCGGGTGCTCACGAGCCTCCCCGGGATCGGAGTGTGGACCTCCGCCGAGACCCGACTCCGCGCGCTGGGCGACTCCGACGCCGTGAGCGTCGGCGACTACCACCTCGCTCACGAGGTCGGCCACGCCCTCACCGGCCACCGCACCGACGACGACGGGATGCTCGAGCTCCTCGCCCCCTGGGCCGGCCACCGACAGCGCGTGATCCGCCTCATCTTCGCGAGCGGCGTCAGCGAACCGCGCCGAGGCCCCCGGCTCACCCCGGCCGACCACCGCCGGCACTGA
- a CDS encoding M20/M25/M40 family metallo-hydrolase, which produces MALVTDPRPGIADRLSRMIQLPTVSAELDARGMQPFEDFVALLRELYPLTHEALTVERHTDLGLLLHWRGRAGRPEDPVVLMAHYDVVPVDESDAWTHPPFAGVVADGVVYGRGALDDKGPLIVVLEAVENLLADGFTPARDVYLSFGGNEETFGRAAEEIARVLRDRGIVPWLVVDEGGAVVDAPLPFVPGRAAMIGVGEKGVMTLRLSARGDGGHASAPPALTAVRRVARAVDRLGPTTFRPRVSTAIVRMLTRFAAETPGAARHLLRLLGSAPWLTGRVFAALGGEAAALVRTTVAPTMQSGGTAANVLPSQASATVNLRIALGETTQQTVLRVRRRIRDPLVTVTVVDASEPSPESAVDNAQFALLADALAVSHPGIPAVPYVMMAATDSRHFHRFAPAVYRFAPLEMSNTQRASIHGVDEHVEIAALERGERFHRALLERLG; this is translated from the coding sequence ATGGCCCTCGTGACAGATCCCCGCCCCGGAATCGCCGACCGCCTCTCGCGGATGATCCAGCTTCCGACGGTGTCGGCCGAGCTCGATGCGCGCGGGATGCAGCCCTTCGAGGACTTCGTCGCCCTCCTCCGTGAGCTCTACCCGTTGACGCACGAGGCTCTCACCGTCGAGCGGCACACCGACCTCGGGCTGCTCCTTCACTGGCGGGGACGCGCGGGGCGCCCGGAGGACCCCGTCGTGCTCATGGCGCACTACGACGTGGTGCCGGTCGACGAGAGCGACGCCTGGACCCACCCGCCCTTCGCCGGTGTCGTCGCCGACGGTGTCGTCTACGGGCGCGGCGCACTCGACGACAAGGGGCCCCTCATCGTCGTGCTCGAAGCCGTCGAGAACCTCCTCGCCGACGGGTTCACCCCTGCTCGAGACGTCTACCTCTCGTTCGGCGGCAACGAGGAGACCTTCGGTCGCGCGGCGGAGGAGATCGCCCGCGTGCTCCGCGACCGCGGCATCGTCCCGTGGCTCGTCGTCGACGAGGGAGGTGCGGTCGTCGACGCCCCGCTGCCCTTCGTGCCCGGTCGCGCCGCGATGATCGGTGTCGGCGAGAAGGGTGTCATGACGCTCAGGCTCTCTGCCCGCGGCGACGGCGGCCATGCTTCGGCGCCGCCGGCACTGACGGCCGTGCGCCGTGTCGCGAGAGCGGTGGACCGCCTCGGGCCGACGACCTTCCGGCCGCGGGTCTCGACGGCGATCGTGCGGATGCTGACCCGGTTCGCCGCCGAGACGCCGGGCGCCGCCCGGCACCTGCTGCGGCTGCTGGGCTCTGCGCCCTGGCTGACGGGGCGGGTGTTCGCGGCGCTCGGAGGAGAAGCCGCGGCTCTCGTGCGCACCACTGTGGCGCCGACCATGCAGTCCGGCGGCACGGCCGCGAACGTCCTGCCCTCGCAGGCGTCGGCGACCGTGAACCTCCGTATCGCGCTGGGGGAGACGACGCAGCAGACCGTGCTGAGGGTGCGCCGCCGCATCCGCGATCCGCTCGTCACGGTCACGGTGGTCGACGCCAGCGAGCCCTCGCCCGAGTCGGCGGTCGACAACGCGCAGTTCGCTCTGCTCGCCGACGCGCTCGCCGTGTCCCACCCCGGCATCCCCGCCGTGCCGTACGTGATGATGGCGGCGACCGACTCCCGGCACTTCCACCGCTTCGCCCCGGCCGTCTATCGTTTCGCGCCGCTGGAGATGTCGAACACGCAGCGGGCCTCGATCCACGGGGTCGACGAGCACGTCGAGATCGCGGCTCTCGAGCGCGGCGAGCGCTTCCATCGCGCGCTGCTCGAACGGCTAGGGTGA
- a CDS encoding iron chelate uptake ABC transporter family permease subunit: MWPLLLALVLTAGLIGLSLFTGVADITAPDGDGGEFLWITRIPRTASLVLAGASMAMAGLVMQLMTQNRFVEPTTVGTTEWAGLGLLVTYILLPESGIVGKMAVAIVFAFAGTLVFFVFLRRVTLKSSLIVPIVGIMFGAVVSAISTFLALRFNLLQVIGGWFLGRFTGIEVGRYEPLWIVLGVSIMVWIAADRFTVAGLGRDIATNVGLHYERVVLLGVGLVAMTTGVVTVVVGALPFLGLIVPNLVAMVRGDDLRSNLPWVFLTGIWIVTLCDLIGRTIIMPFEVPISLVLGVVGSAVFIAMLLRTRRIRVS, from the coding sequence ATGTGGCCGCTGCTGCTCGCCCTCGTCCTGACGGCCGGGCTCATCGGCCTCTCGCTCTTCACGGGCGTCGCCGACATCACGGCCCCCGACGGCGACGGCGGCGAGTTCCTGTGGATCACGCGTATCCCGCGCACCGCGTCGCTCGTGCTGGCGGGGGCGAGCATGGCCATGGCCGGTCTGGTCATGCAGCTCATGACCCAGAACCGCTTCGTCGAACCGACGACGGTGGGCACGACGGAGTGGGCGGGACTCGGCCTCCTCGTCACGTACATCCTGCTGCCGGAATCCGGGATCGTCGGGAAGATGGCGGTGGCGATCGTCTTCGCATTCGCCGGCACATTGGTGTTCTTCGTCTTCCTGCGTCGGGTCACGCTGAAGTCCTCGCTGATCGTGCCCATCGTCGGCATCATGTTCGGCGCCGTGGTGAGCGCGATCTCGACGTTCCTCGCCCTGCGCTTCAACCTCCTCCAGGTGATCGGGGGATGGTTCCTGGGGCGCTTCACCGGCATCGAGGTCGGCCGCTACGAACCGCTCTGGATCGTGCTGGGAGTCTCGATCATGGTGTGGATCGCCGCCGACCGATTCACCGTCGCCGGGCTCGGCCGCGACATCGCGACGAACGTCGGCCTCCACTACGAGCGCGTCGTGCTGCTGGGGGTGGGACTGGTCGCCATGACGACCGGCGTCGTGACGGTGGTCGTCGGCGCCCTGCCCTTCCTCGGCCTCATCGTCCCCAACCTCGTGGCGATGGTGCGCGGAGACGATCTCCGCTCGAATCTGCCGTGGGTTTTCCTCACCGGGATCTGGATCGTCACGCTCTGCGATCTGATCGGACGGACGATCATCATGCCGTTCGAGGTCCCCATCTCGCTCGTGCTCGGCGTCGTCGGCTCCGCCGTCTTCATCGCGATGCTCCTGCGCACGAGGAGGATCCGTGTCAGCTGA
- a CDS encoding RtcB family protein yields MERLSARLLSWASLIDEKTLDQAHTTARMPFIHPHLALMPDAHLGKGATVGSVIPTLGAIIPAAVGVDIGCGMIAVRTAFTRSDLDSRDLAELREQIERAIPLSAGRYNRKIVATAEPRVAELEQLAEKNGFDPATYAGNWRLQLGTLGSGNHFIEVSVDELDRVWLFLHSGSRGVGNRIAGHHIGVAQRLARQWWIDLPDPDLAYLVEGTPEFTRYIRELRWAQRFALLNREEMMDRVIRQVSEFLGSPVQEQERINCHHNFTESEKHYGKQVWVSRKGAIQADLGRPGLIPGSMGTASYVVEGLGDPQSLNSSPHGAGREYSRSAARRTFSHEQLREAMTGIEFRDTDAFVDEIPQAYKPIDRVMADAASLVSIRHTLRQLVNVKGD; encoded by the coding sequence ATGGAGAGGCTCTCCGCACGGCTGCTGTCGTGGGCGTCTCTGATCGACGAGAAGACGCTCGATCAGGCGCACACCACGGCTCGCATGCCGTTCATCCACCCGCACCTGGCGCTGATGCCGGACGCTCACCTCGGAAAGGGGGCGACGGTCGGCTCGGTCATCCCGACGCTCGGCGCGATCATCCCCGCCGCCGTCGGCGTCGACATCGGATGCGGCATGATCGCCGTCCGCACCGCGTTCACGAGAAGCGACCTCGACAGTCGCGACCTCGCCGAGCTGCGGGAGCAGATCGAACGCGCCATCCCGCTGTCCGCCGGTCGCTACAACCGCAAGATCGTCGCGACCGCCGAGCCCCGGGTCGCCGAGCTCGAGCAGCTCGCCGAGAAGAACGGGTTCGACCCTGCGACGTACGCCGGGAACTGGCGCCTGCAGCTCGGCACGCTCGGATCCGGCAACCACTTCATCGAGGTCTCGGTGGACGAACTCGACCGCGTGTGGCTGTTCCTGCACTCGGGATCGCGGGGAGTGGGCAACCGGATCGCCGGCCACCACATCGGCGTCGCGCAGCGCCTCGCGAGACAGTGGTGGATCGATCTCCCCGACCCCGACCTGGCCTACCTCGTCGAGGGCACGCCCGAGTTCACCCGGTACATCAGGGAACTGCGGTGGGCTCAGCGCTTCGCCCTGCTGAACCGGGAGGAGATGATGGACCGCGTGATCCGCCAGGTCTCGGAGTTCCTCGGCTCGCCGGTGCAGGAGCAGGAGAGGATCAACTGCCACCACAACTTCACCGAGTCGGAGAAGCACTACGGCAAGCAGGTCTGGGTGTCTCGGAAGGGAGCGATCCAGGCCGACCTCGGTCGGCCTGGCCTCATCCCCGGATCGATGGGAACCGCGTCGTATGTCGTCGAGGGCCTCGGGGATCCGCAGTCGTTGAACTCCTCGCCGCACGGCGCAGGCCGCGAGTACTCACGGTCAGCGGCCCGGCGCACCTTCTCCCACGAGCAGCTGCGCGAGGCGATGACGGGCATCGAGTTCCGCGACACCGACGCGTTCGTCGACGAGATCCCGCAGGCCTATAAGCCGATCGACCGGGTGATGGCGGATGCGGCGAGCCTGGTCTCGATCCGGCACACGCTGCGGCAGCTCGTGAATGTGAAGGGCGACTGA
- a CDS encoding iron chelate uptake ABC transporter family permease subunit: MSADLGIRPSARTTRSFADPAHRRRYRFALAALIVGAVVITALLLCWDNPYVPFSERWLRISRMRVSGVLVVAVVTFCQAFATVAFQTATNNRIITPSIMGFESLYVLIQTAIVFFFGVAGVSGFDPFTRFLLQSALMVVFAVLLYSWLLSGRFGNLHVMLLIGIILGTGMGALSTFLQQMLDPNEFDVLAARLFGSITNANTDFLWFVVPVCAAVGGTIWMLSKRLDLIGLGRDISTNLGLNHKRQVMLVLTLVAVLSAMSASLFGPMTFLGFLVATLAYAIADTYDHRLLLPMAWLLGYVALGLAYFLLKHVFTLVSAATIIVELIGGLVFLVVILRKGRL, from the coding sequence GTGTCAGCTGACCTCGGCATCCGTCCGTCCGCGAGGACCACGCGATCCTTCGCCGACCCCGCGCACCGCCGGCGGTACCGGTTCGCCCTCGCGGCGCTGATCGTGGGCGCGGTCGTCATCACCGCTCTCCTGCTGTGCTGGGACAACCCGTACGTGCCCTTCAGCGAGCGGTGGCTGCGGATCTCTCGGATGCGCGTCTCGGGTGTGCTCGTCGTCGCAGTCGTCACCTTCTGCCAGGCTTTCGCGACCGTCGCGTTCCAGACCGCCACGAACAACCGCATCATCACTCCGTCGATCATGGGGTTCGAGTCGCTGTACGTCCTCATTCAGACCGCGATCGTCTTCTTCTTCGGCGTCGCGGGGGTCTCGGGCTTCGATCCGTTCACCCGCTTCCTGCTGCAGTCCGCGCTCATGGTGGTGTTCGCGGTGCTTCTGTACTCATGGCTGCTGTCCGGGCGCTTCGGGAATCTGCACGTGATGCTGCTGATCGGGATCATCCTCGGCACGGGGATGGGCGCGCTGTCGACCTTCCTGCAGCAGATGCTCGACCCCAACGAGTTCGACGTGCTCGCGGCGCGGCTCTTCGGCAGCATCACGAACGCGAACACCGACTTCCTCTGGTTCGTCGTCCCGGTCTGCGCCGCCGTCGGAGGGACGATCTGGATGCTGTCGAAGCGCCTCGACCTCATCGGGCTCGGCCGCGACATCAGCACGAACCTGGGTCTGAACCACAAGCGTCAGGTCATGCTCGTGCTCACCCTGGTCGCGGTCCTGTCGGCGATGAGCGCCTCGTTGTTCGGCCCGATGACGTTCCTCGGGTTCCTCGTCGCGACGCTCGCCTACGCGATCGCCGACACCTACGATCACCGGCTCCTGCTTCCGATGGCCTGGCTCCTGGGGTACGTCGCGCTCGGGCTCGCCTACTTTCTTCTCAAGCACGTGTTCACTCTGGTCAGCGCGGCGACGATCATCGTCGAACTGATCGGGGGGCTCGTCTTCCTCGTCGTGATCCTCCGAAAGGGGCGGCTGTGA